The Bacillota bacterium genome includes a region encoding these proteins:
- a CDS encoding recombinase family protein, whose translation MIFGYARVSTQDQNLNLQTDDLQKYGAERIFQEKITGTRKVRPELENMIQMLREGDTVVVWKLDRIGRSIKHLIDLIEEFKNRKVNFVSIKENIDTSTATGKLIFNIFASLAEFERDIIAERTRAGLTAARARGKKGGRPSKNKDKVELALKMYDSKQYTVNEIIEATSLSKTTFYRYLNQSMRLSREL comes from the coding sequence ATGATATTCGGTTATGCAAGGGTCAGTACACAGGACCAAAATCTCAACCTTCAAACAGACGATCTCCAAAAGTATGGGGCCGAGAGAATATTTCAGGAAAAAATAACCGGTACACGAAAGGTCCGGCCCGAACTTGAGAATATGATACAAATGCTCAGGGAAGGAGATACTGTAGTCGTTTGGAAACTCGATCGCATTGGCCGCAGCATAAAACACCTCATTGATTTGATAGAGGAATTCAAAAACAGAAAAGTTAATTTCGTTTCCATAAAAGAAAATATAGATACTTCCACGGCTACCGGAAAACTAATATTCAATATTTTTGCTTCCTTGGCCGAATTTGAGCGGGACATAATTGCTGAAAGAACTAGGGCCGGATTAACGGCAGCCCGGGCACGGGGAAAAAAGGGTGGTCGCCCGTCAAAGAACAAAGACAAGGTGGAACTGGCCTTAAAAATGTATGATAGCAAGCAGTACACTGTTAATGAAATAATAGAAGCAACTTCATTAAGTAAAACGACTTTTTATAGGTATTTAAACCAATCCATGCGATTGTCAAGAGAATTGTGA